In the Leptospira sp. WS4.C2 genome, one interval contains:
- a CDS encoding MarR family winged helix-turn-helix transcriptional regulator, which produces MFLLDDQIGFNLNRVALLFRRELIRCLREFHLTPEQWQVLAMLWQKGELTQKQIIELTLQDAPSASKMISRMEGAGLIQVAVSKLDKRSTVISLSPEGKSLQRILPKKILTHFEPILNSMSEKNRKMFLLLLKQFRKILGDEMKK; this is translated from the coding sequence ATGTTTTTATTAGATGATCAAATTGGATTTAATTTGAATCGCGTTGCTCTTCTTTTTCGAAGAGAGTTGATTCGTTGCCTTCGGGAATTTCATTTAACACCTGAGCAGTGGCAGGTGTTGGCGATGTTATGGCAAAAAGGAGAATTGACTCAAAAACAAATCATTGAATTAACATTACAAGATGCACCTTCTGCTTCAAAAATGATTAGTCGAATGGAAGGTGCGGGACTAATTCAAGTGGCAGTCTCAAAACTTGACAAAAGATCTACAGTCATCAGCCTCTCGCCCGAGGGAAAATCGTTACAAAGAATTTTGCCAAAAAAAATCTTGACTCACTTTGAACCCATATTGAATTCAATGTCGGAAAAAAACAGGAAAATGTTTTTGCTTCTATTAAAACAATTTCGAAAAATTCTTGGTGATGAGATGAAGAAATAA
- a CDS encoding MepB family protein codes for MPQNSTNLKPFPSFLTITKESLFDSLGLVIQNIQLEVESAEYNACYFQIQKKKIIYRKAKITPKKIGQFVTLWKRSKNGPIEPFNIKDDIDIYIVATINKNHLGHFLFTKHILNEKRILSGKHEGKRGFRVYPSWDKPNNKQGMTTQNWQLPYFVESKTNKNDLEIIGKLLGTSLK; via the coding sequence ATGCCACAAAATTCTACTAACCTAAAACCATTTCCTTCCTTCTTAACAATTACAAAAGAAAGTTTATTCGATTCACTTGGTTTAGTGATCCAAAACATCCAACTTGAAGTGGAAAGTGCAGAATACAATGCTTGTTATTTTCAGATCCAAAAGAAAAAAATCATATATCGAAAAGCAAAAATTACTCCAAAAAAAATCGGTCAATTTGTAACCTTATGGAAACGTAGTAAAAACGGTCCTATTGAACCATTTAATATCAAGGATGATATTGACATTTATATAGTCGCAACGATTAACAAAAATCATCTAGGGCATTTTCTATTCACAAAACATATATTAAATGAAAAAAGAATTCTTTCTGGAAAACACGAAGGCAAACGAGGATTCCGCGTTTATCCATCCTGGGATAAACCAAACAACAAACAAGGCATGACAACACAAAATTGGCAGTTACCATATTTTGTAGAATCTAAAACTAACAAAAATGATTTGGAGATTATTGGTAAACTTTTGGGAACGAGTCTTAAATAA
- a CDS encoding antibiotic biosynthesis monooxygenase → MNPKVSLSALKVYGATVIISHRVLKGEESKYEDWMNIISSYCKAAIGHLDWQVIKPIPNLTSTYTFIIRFNSEANLNNWMNSLERNRLIQEISYSLDRGDQYATRNGLDFLFSFENQLIKAPLRWKQFLVTWSAIFPLVNLVPIIVLPILRHFTPYENRIFDSFFISASIVFLMVFVIMPKYTSWIKWWLYKQS, encoded by the coding sequence ATGAATCCCAAGGTAAGTTTATCAGCGCTTAAAGTCTACGGCGCAACTGTCATAATTTCACATAGAGTTTTGAAAGGTGAGGAAAGCAAATATGAAGACTGGATGAATATAATATCTTCGTACTGCAAAGCTGCGATTGGACACTTGGATTGGCAGGTTATTAAACCAATTCCAAACTTAACTTCTACCTATACCTTTATCATTAGGTTTAATTCTGAAGCAAATTTAAATAACTGGATGAACTCCTTAGAGAGAAATCGGTTAATCCAGGAAATAAGTTATTCTCTTGATCGTGGAGACCAATATGCAACAAGGAATGGCCTTGATTTTTTATTTTCTTTTGAGAATCAATTGATTAAAGCACCGTTACGTTGGAAACAATTTTTGGTTACTTGGTCAGCTATTTTCCCACTAGTAAATCTTGTTCCCATTATTGTTCTACCGATCTTGCGTCATTTTACTCCTTATGAAAATAGAATTTTTGATTCTTTTTTCATTTCTGCCAGCATTGTATTTTTAATGGTTTTTGTGATTATGCCAAAGTATACAAGTTGGATCAAATGGTGGCTATATAAACAATCTTAA
- a CDS encoding ArsR/SmtB family transcription factor — protein MVELRRKEQMLDRVFAALADHSRRQMLAKLRKGSLSISELAEPFAMSFAGVAKHIDVLTEAQLVRKVRAPEDGRSYRLELQNQTLSEATNWISYHQEFWTNKLAKLEAFLEEKEHEPTSSKSRKKN, from the coding sequence ATGGTTGAATTACGTAGAAAAGAACAGATGTTAGATCGGGTGTTTGCTGCTCTTGCTGATCATTCGCGAAGGCAGATGTTAGCTAAGCTTCGTAAAGGTTCCTTGAGTATTTCTGAACTTGCGGAGCCCTTTGCGATGTCTTTTGCTGGGGTCGCCAAACATATCGATGTGCTTACCGAGGCCCAGCTTGTTCGGAAGGTGCGTGCTCCAGAAGATGGTCGCAGTTATCGATTAGAGTTACAAAATCAAACCCTATCGGAAGCAACCAATTGGATCAGCTATCATCAAGAGTTCTGGACAAATAAATTAGCAAAACTCGAAGCATTTTTAGAGGAGAAGGAACATGAGCCAACAAGTTCTAAAAGTAGAAAAAAAAATTAA
- a CDS encoding DUF4256 domain-containing protein encodes MGIKKEISAKQLEDLIKTLKNRFEKNMDRHRDIEWAQLQSKLESNMEKLWSLYEMERTGGEPDLVGYDKKADEYIFFDCSTESPKDRRSVCYDRKALDGRKENKPKNSAIDMAIKMGIELLTEQQYKELQKIGNFDTKTSSWILTPASIRNLGGALFADFRYGTVFVYHNGADSYYAARGFRGSLRI; translated from the coding sequence ATGGGTATTAAAAAGGAAATTTCCGCCAAACAATTAGAAGACCTAATCAAAACACTGAAAAACCGTTTTGAGAAAAATATGGATCGTCATAGAGATATAGAGTGGGCACAATTACAATCAAAATTGGAATCCAATATGGAAAAACTTTGGTCACTATATGAAATGGAAAGAACAGGAGGAGAACCCGACCTAGTTGGATATGATAAAAAAGCAGATGAGTATATCTTTTTTGATTGTTCTACAGAAAGCCCAAAAGACAGACGAAGTGTCTGCTATGACCGTAAGGCGTTAGACGGAAGAAAAGAAAACAAACCCAAGAATAGTGCTATCGACATGGCAATCAAAATGGGCATCGAACTATTGACCGAGCAACAATATAAAGAACTACAAAAAATAGGGAACTTTGATACAAAAACATCAAGCTGGATATTAACGCCCGCTAGTATCAGAAATTTAGGAGGGGCCTTATTTGCAGATTTTCGGTATGGAACTGTTTTCGTCTACCACAATGGTGCAGATTCTTATTATGCAGCTAGAGGATTTCGCGGCTCTCTCCGAATTTAA
- a CDS encoding multidrug efflux SMR transporter produces the protein MNWILLFIAGLFEVMFATCLGKAKETAGNEAYLWYFGFFISLLISMLLLIKVTQSLPIGTSYAVWTGIGAVGTVLIGIFLFKEPADFWRIFFLVTLILSIVGLKSVSH, from the coding sequence ATGAACTGGATTTTACTTTTTATTGCAGGGCTATTTGAGGTTATGTTTGCAACTTGTTTAGGTAAGGCAAAGGAAACCGCAGGAAATGAAGCCTACTTATGGTATTTTGGTTTTTTTATATCACTACTAATCAGTATGTTGTTACTCATTAAAGTAACACAGTCCCTACCAATTGGTACAAGTTATGCGGTTTGGACAGGGATTGGTGCTGTAGGAACTGTCCTTATTGGAATTTTTTTATTCAAAGAACCAGCGGATTTTTGGCGGATATTTTTTCTTGTTACACTCATCTTATCCATTGTTGGCCTTAAGTCCGTTTCGCATTAA
- a CDS encoding DoxX family protein: protein MKQIDFIFRVLLGSVFILFGSSKFYAFMPTPPMTPKAANFIAAIISTGYLWQIVGVLEIFGGFLILFRKTTVIGLLILSPIIFNIILYLGFLQNSVGPAPFIMIFFLLVSCSLLAWKRKEQWKNLFHLE from the coding sequence ATGAAGCAAATTGATTTTATTTTCCGAGTGTTACTAGGTAGTGTTTTTATCCTATTCGGGAGCAGTAAATTCTATGCTTTTATGCCCACCCCTCCCATGACTCCGAAAGCGGCTAATTTTATCGCAGCTATCATTTCCACGGGTTACCTATGGCAGATCGTGGGTGTTTTGGAAATTTTCGGAGGGTTTCTAATTCTATTTCGAAAAACGACAGTGATTGGATTATTAATCTTATCTCCAATCATATTTAATATTATTTTATACTTAGGATTTTTGCAAAATAGCGTTGGCCCGGCTCCATTTATTATGATCTTTTTTCTGCTTGTTAGTTGCAGTCTTTTGGCATGGAAACGGAAGGAGCAATGGAAGAATTTATTCCATCTAGAATAA
- a CDS encoding nucleotidyltransferase domain-containing protein — MEKELEILKTQIISLVNPLKIILFGSRATRTAGKNSDYDLLIIMPNGTNKREIAQYLYKNVDNIKISFDIVVATPETLEKYSNIRHLIYFHALKDGLELYAA; from the coding sequence ATGGAAAAAGAGTTAGAAATTTTAAAAACCCAAATCATTTCTCTCGTAAATCCACTAAAAATTATCCTTTTTGGATCAAGAGCAACTAGAACTGCAGGAAAGAATAGTGATTATGATCTTCTAATCATTATGCCTAACGGCACTAATAAAAGGGAAATTGCACAGTATCTTTATAAAAATGTAGATAATATCAAAATCTCATTTGATATTGTTGTGGCCACTCCCGAAACTCTCGAAAAATATTCTAATATCCGACATTTAATTTATTTTCATGCCCTTAAAGATGGTTTAGAACTCTATGCTGCATGA
- a CDS encoding glutathione S-transferase family protein → MIELFEFALSGNCYKVRLMLSLLNLKYESRLVNGPEREHKSETFLNMNPFGQVPVLKDKNVIIRDSQGILVYLARTYGEANWFPNDPIQMCEVVAWLSTAANEVSRGPSALRAHYLLGRPINLEETTLVTENLLSILENRLTNHNWLATDSVTIADIAVYPYIALGHQGKVDLSSYPNIRKWLQRIESLPKYIQMTGVELQAIT, encoded by the coding sequence ATGATCGAATTATTTGAATTTGCTTTGTCGGGAAATTGCTACAAAGTCAGGTTGATGTTATCACTTTTGAATCTCAAGTATGAAAGTCGTCTTGTGAACGGACCTGAACGGGAACATAAATCAGAAACTTTTTTAAACATGAACCCCTTTGGCCAAGTCCCAGTGCTTAAAGATAAAAATGTAATCATTCGTGATAGCCAAGGAATTTTGGTATATTTGGCCCGTACTTATGGAGAGGCAAATTGGTTTCCTAACGATCCTATCCAAATGTGTGAAGTCGTCGCATGGCTTTCTACGGCGGCGAATGAAGTTTCGCGAGGTCCAAGTGCACTACGAGCGCATTATTTACTCGGCCGTCCTATCAACTTAGAGGAAACAACTTTGGTTACTGAAAATCTTCTATCTATATTGGAAAATAGACTTACGAACCATAATTGGTTAGCCACAGACTCAGTCACCATCGCCGATATAGCAGTATATCCTTATATTGCTCTCGGTCACCAAGGAAAAGTCGATCTATCTTCATATCCTAATATTCGAAAATGGCTTCAGCGTATTGAAAGTTTGCCTAAATACATCCAAATGACGGGTGTAGAATTGCAAGCCATAACATAG
- a CDS encoding DUF1524 domain-containing protein, with the protein MSKDLFIHNFSNNEFNPSDTRTKYILWRLENLSDATSANIENINTEHIMPKTLTTEWKNSLLKEIGSGADDNKLKIEYDSCINKIGNLTLLEHRWNKKIKQRIYCKGKRKR; encoded by the coding sequence ATTTCAAAAGATCTTTTTATTCACAACTTTTCGAATAATGAATTTAACCCTTCCGACACTAGAACCAAATATATTTTATGGAGACTAGAAAACTTATCAGATGCAACGAGCGCTAACATAGAAAATATAAATACTGAACATATAATGCCAAAAACTCTAACAACTGAATGGAAAAATTCACTATTGAAAGAAATTGGTAGCGGTGCCGATGATAATAAATTAAAAATAGAATATGATTCTTGCATAAATAAGATAGGAAATTTAACTCTATTAGAGCACAGATGGAATAAGAAAATAAAACAGCGAATTTACTGTAAAGGCAAAAGGAAACGATAA
- a CDS encoding type II toxin-antitoxin system VapC family toxin, whose product MSYLIDTDIIIYSLKGNEIVQNNLIENKNISKAISVITYGELIFGAKKSKSREKNLATVYRIGELFPVIELTKGIVETFGEVKATLQKKGNTVDDFDLLIGSTALFLNYTLVTNNEKHFSMIPDLRIENWSK is encoded by the coding sequence ATGAGTTATTTGATTGATACAGATATCATAATCTATAGCCTAAAAGGTAATGAAATAGTTCAAAACAATCTTATAGAGAATAAAAACATTTCGAAAGCTATTTCTGTAATTACTTATGGCGAACTTATATTTGGTGCAAAGAAATCAAAAAGTAGAGAGAAAAACCTGGCTACTGTATATAGAATTGGAGAACTTTTTCCAGTCATTGAATTGACGAAAGGAATTGTTGAAACCTTCGGAGAAGTAAAGGCCACTTTACAGAAAAAAGGAAATACCGTTGACGACTTCGATCTCCTAATCGGTTCAACAGCTTTATTCTTAAATTATACCTTAGTTACTAATAATGAAAAACATTTCTCAATGATTCCTGATTTAAGAATTGAGAACTGGAGTAAATAA
- a CDS encoding HEPN domain-containing protein, with protein sequence MLHDDPASPEAWLIHAKSDLLLAKLGDKNDILLNQLCFHAQQTAEKSLKAVLIKENVEFLFTHNIKTLTLSLPDRIEKPSFFDELAILTDYAVSTRYPGDYEEILNTEYEKAIELAELVFSCASNLIKK encoded by the coding sequence ATGCTGCATGATGACCCAGCTTCTCCAGAAGCTTGGCTTATTCATGCAAAAAGCGACTTACTCTTGGCAAAACTTGGGGATAAAAATGATATTTTACTAAATCAACTTTGTTTTCATGCTCAACAAACTGCTGAAAAATCTTTAAAAGCTGTCTTGATAAAAGAGAATGTGGAATTTCTATTTACTCACAATATTAAAACTCTAACGCTTTCATTACCAGATCGAATTGAAAAACCTAGTTTCTTTGATGAACTTGCAATTTTAACAGATTATGCCGTCTCTACTAGATATCCGGGTGATTATGAAGAAATTCTTAATACTGAATATGAAAAGGCAATTGAATTAGCTGAACTTGTTTTTAGTTGCGCTAGCAATTTAATAAAAAAATAA
- a CDS encoding SRPBCC domain-containing protein — translation MGIYHKVGIRAGEKEVISALATKKGLANWWTKDVDGSFASGVSSVGESIYFGFGHGNAIEMRVQELGAKHVLWECISGPEDWIGSHIDFQLSSGKAKDGDLMTILYFRHKDWKKESEFTAHCSMKWAIFLLSLKNFIEDGVGRPSPEDIKIDDIN, via the coding sequence ATGGGAATATATCACAAAGTAGGAATTCGTGCTGGCGAAAAGGAAGTGATCAGTGCACTGGCCACAAAAAAAGGTTTAGCCAACTGGTGGACAAAAGATGTCGATGGAAGTTTTGCTTCCGGAGTTTCTTCAGTAGGAGAGTCGATTTATTTCGGATTTGGACACGGCAATGCGATTGAAATGAGAGTGCAGGAGTTAGGAGCCAAACATGTGTTATGGGAATGTATTTCTGGACCCGAAGATTGGATTGGTTCCCATATTGACTTCCAATTAAGTTCTGGAAAGGCAAAAGACGGAGATTTGATGACAATTCTTTACTTCCGACACAAGGATTGGAAAAAAGAATCTGAGTTTACTGCCCATTGCAGTATGAAATGGGCAATTTTTTTACTCAGCTTAAAAAACTTCATAGAAGATGGGGTTGGTCGACCGTCACCAGAGGATATCAAAATAGACGACATAAACTGA
- a CDS encoding integrase core domain-containing protein, translating into MARELQNEIVGKITLFQKLFDKWRIEFNRERPHESLNMKTPEHVYIKSNKKFDPNPDLLIAYPLGFKQRHVNDRGYINYNGNLIMVANPFNGFNIGIKKESDSVSIWFGNNKLGFLDQNLFLINPDTNSYKVHKPRKVTKKYYPSLDS; encoded by the coding sequence ATGGCAAGAGAACTACAAAATGAAATTGTCGGGAAAATCACACTCTTCCAAAAGCTCTTCGATAAATGGAGAATCGAATTCAATAGAGAAAGACCTCATGAGTCTCTCAATATGAAAACTCCCGAACATGTCTATATTAAATCTAATAAAAAATTTGATCCTAATCCTGACTTACTTATTGCTTACCCTTTGGGATTCAAACAAAGGCATGTCAACGACAGAGGTTACATCAATTATAATGGAAATCTAATTATGGTCGCCAATCCTTTTAACGGATTTAATATCGGGATAAAAAAGGAATCTGATTCAGTTTCCATTTGGTTCGGAAATAACAAGTTAGGGTTTCTAGATCAAAATTTATTCTTGATCAATCCTGATACCAACTCATACAAAGTTCATAAACCAAGAAAAGTTACAAAAAAGTATTACCCTTCTCTTGACTCATAA
- a CDS encoding antitoxin translates to MANLQVRDIDNRLYESLKRRAELEHRSVSQEVVMIIENHLKRDNLESELQTLEFLKLTNSWHDNKNAKDIISDIRASRSRNNRSRITDELFD, encoded by the coding sequence ATGGCAAATTTACAGGTCAGAGACATAGATAACAGACTTTATGAATCTTTAAAAAGAAGGGCTGAACTAGAGCATCGTTCAGTAAGTCAGGAAGTTGTCATGATTATCGAAAATCATCTCAAAAGAGACAACCTAGAAAGCGAATTACAAACGTTAGAGTTTCTTAAACTTACAAACTCTTGGCACGACAACAAAAACGCAAAAGATATAATTTCAGACATTAGAGCTTCAAGATCAAGAAATAATCGATCAAGGATAACTGATGAGTTATTTGATTGA
- a CDS encoding SRPBCC domain-containing protein — MSQQVLKVEKKINADPTRLFQAWLNAEDFSRWFLSGEMIGIDSVTMDPRPGGKFLINMTLDGKILPHEGEYITIEEPHKLVFTWRSHATENRDTLVTVTFTDLTNPGRSKGLKEKPQTLVTLIHEELLNDIQIKMHNQGWTSILESLIHWIEE; from the coding sequence ATGAGCCAACAAGTTCTAAAAGTAGAAAAAAAAATTAATGCAGACCCAACCCGTCTTTTTCAAGCATGGCTCAATGCGGAAGATTTTTCCCGTTGGTTTTTGTCTGGAGAAATGATAGGAATTGATTCCGTTACTATGGATCCCAGACCAGGCGGAAAGTTTTTAATCAATATGACTCTGGATGGAAAAATCCTCCCGCATGAAGGCGAATACATTACGATCGAAGAACCTCATAAACTTGTGTTTACTTGGCGTTCTCATGCAACGGAAAACAGAGATACACTTGTGACTGTTACATTTACTGATCTAACAAATCCAGGTCGTTCAAAAGGTTTAAAAGAAAAACCACAAACCTTAGTAACTTTGATTCATGAAGAACTATTGAACGACATCCAAATCAAAATGCACAACCAAGGTTGGACAAGTATTCTCGAAAGTTTAATTCATTGGATAGAAGAATAG
- a CDS encoding SOS response-associated peptidase family protein has protein sequence MSNLFTNRSVALKNYKVQWESFLCDISNYEEDYQKYSKTGLAVKPNDRCFYLRSFEDKISLSSGTWGTKQLFANRLITTTQSEHIFSSSFWKKYSTNRCLIPVTSYFEWQMQRSGEKHKFKIEFIDRDSFFGGIWGAYPNGSTWVTIVTQVANEKTAEIHNSGDNKHRQPIVIRKENQGAWLDPKLDSEPQVKKLITQFQPNEIITEDLDYEQTLFD, from the coding sequence ATGTCAAATTTATTTACGAACAGATCGGTAGCTCTAAAAAATTACAAAGTCCAATGGGAAAGTTTTTTATGTGATATCTCGAATTACGAAGAAGATTATCAAAAGTATAGTAAAACCGGATTAGCGGTCAAACCCAACGATCGTTGTTTCTATCTAAGAAGCTTTGAAGATAAGATTTCTCTTTCTTCAGGAACATGGGGAACTAAACAATTGTTTGCGAATCGCCTAATTACAACAACTCAATCAGAGCATATTTTCTCTTCTTCTTTTTGGAAAAAATATTCAACCAATAGATGCCTAATTCCTGTTACATCTTATTTTGAATGGCAAATGCAACGGAGCGGAGAAAAACATAAATTTAAAATTGAATTTATAGATAGGGACTCATTTTTCGGGGGAATTTGGGGTGCATACCCAAATGGCTCTACATGGGTAACCATCGTCACGCAAGTTGCTAATGAAAAAACAGCAGAAATCCATAACTCGGGAGATAATAAACACAGGCAACCAATTGTGATTCGAAAAGAAAACCAGGGCGCGTGGCTCGATCCAAAATTAGACTCGGAACCTCAAGTTAAAAAACTAATTACGCAATTTCAACCGAACGAAATTATTACCGAAGACCTTGATTATGAACAAACATTGTTTGACTAA